acgggccaaagcgtaNaccgtgaggctgatggcgatacctaacgggccaaagcgtacaaatggtatcagagacactgagcggtgtgccagtgaggatgccgGACCTCCTAGTGGggtgggattgtgagatcccacNTGAGGACGCCGGACCTCCTAGTGGggtgggattgtgagatcccacatcggttggagaggagaacgaaacattctttataaaggtgtggaaacctctcccttacagatgcattttaaaatcgtgaggttggcGGCGATATGTGACGGGCccaaacggataatatctgctagcggagGATTatttgggcggttacaaatggtacagagctagacaccgagcggtgtgccagtgagaacatTGGACCCCTAAGGGGcgtggattgcgagatcccacatcggttggagaggagaacgaagcattccttataaaggtgtggaaacctctccgaaaaccgtgaggctgatggcaatacctaacgggccaaagcgtacaaatggtatcagagttagacactgagcggtgtgccagtgaggacgccgGACCTCCTAGTGGggtgggattgtgagatcccacatcggttggagaggagaacgaaacattccttataaaggtgtggaaacctctccctaacagatgcgttttaaaatcgtgaggttggcAGCGATATGTGACGGGCccaaacggataatatctgctagcggtggattatttgggcggttacaaatggtacagagctagacaccgagcggtgtgccagtgagaacatTGGACCCCTAAGGGGcgtggattgcgagatcccacatcggttggagaggagaacgaagcattcctataagggtgtggaaacctctccctaacagacgtgttttaaaactgtgagggtaacggcgatacgtaatggaccaaagcggacaatatctgctagcagtgtaatacttgggctgttacaatatCTCGAGTGCTTTTTGGCTTATTGGTTTCAGCTCGAGATTTATTGATTAAGTTGTTGCTACAAGGACAACAATTGGTGTATATTTTGGGACGAGTTCTTAACGATTGACATCTACGTTCAACGAAGGGGCTATACAAACAACTAAATCTTGGCTCACTCGAGATGAGATTAAAATTGTCAATTTTTACTTCTGTTTNgacggcgatacgtaatggaccaaagtggacaatatcttctagcagtGTAatacttgggctgttacaatatCTCGAGTGCTTTTTGGCTTATTGGTTTCAGCTCGAGATTTATTGATTAAGTTGTTGCTACAAGGACAACAATTGGTGTATATTTTGGGACGAGTTCTTAACGATTGACATCTACGTTCAACGAAGGGGCTATACAAACAACTAAATCTTGGCTCACTCGAAATGAGATTAAAATTGTCAATTTTTACTTCTGTTTGCAGATTGACTAAATCGGACTTCCGCGAGCCAGTGAACATTGGCAGCGATGAGATGGTCAGCATGAACGAAATGGCTGCAATCGTTCTTAGCTTCGACGACAAAAACCTTCCAATTCACCACATCCCTGGACCCGAGGGTGTTCGTGGTCGTAACTCAGACAACACACTCATTAAAGAGAAACTCGGATGGGCTCCCACAATGAAGTTGAAGGTAAAAAAGTTGTCATTTCGTTTAACCTCGACGATTAAAAGTTCTTCGTAACTTTCGTCGCCGACACTTTCCCGTGCTCATCAGTTGTTGTGTATTGTGTTCTACCTGTGTAGGATGGTTTGAGAATTACCTACTTCTGGATCAAGGAacagattgaaaaagaaaagtctgAAGGCATTGACCTCTCAGTTTATGGATCATCAAAGGTTGTTGGTACCCAAGCCCCGGTTCAACTCGGCTCACTCCGTTCTGCTGACGGTAAAGAGTAATTAGTTAAGACCCGGCTAACCCGGTCGGGCTGCCTCGGTGCAATCGAAGCTTAATTAGATGTTACTACCAAAAGTTACTAGTATTTTGATGTTATTGGATACTTTTATATGCTTACTAttctattcaattttgttacaACACATCCTGTTTCCACAAGGAAATATGTGGTTCTTTTAGCAGGttcatgttcttgtcttgtttgtaataaatttttcCAATTAAGTTCTTGAGAAAGCCAGCTTGGCGTTGTTGTGACACCGTGCATCGTGTTTCCtgatccttttcttttagtgCTCGACTCGAAGCAATAGCTTTATGTATCACTTTTTTgtcttctcttccttctgGGTGGGAGAGCTAGTGGACACGGGGAAGGAGTTGGCGAAGCGTGTACTTCGTAATGCAATGAAAGAGACTACTACTTCGCTTTGTTGGACTGTGAGCGCAAATATAGTGGTCTCCGACCGGGATCTAGAACCCATTTGAATTTGGATCAGAAACCCAACTCTAGGCATCTTGTCAAGAAGTTGGTGTGCTCATCATGAATTAGGTCGGAGTGGCTGGTGGGTTTTGAGGTCCCGTTGAAAATACTTCTTTTATGCCTCGGGTATTAGCCATAGCTCGTATttatttagtcattttttagcGCAAATATAGTAGTCTCTGACCAGAATCTAGAACCCATTTGAATTTGGATCAGAAACTCAACTCTAGGCATCTTGTCAAGAAGTTGGTGGGCTCGACATGAATTAGGTCGGGGTGGCTGGTGGGTTTCGAGATCCCGTTgaaaatgtttcttttatgCCTCGGGTATTAGCCAAAGCTCGTATttatttagtcattttactCATTCTTCATTCTTAGACCTcgtttatgaatatttatatgGTTTCAGCATTGCTATAATGATAAATTTTAGGTATGGTAAAAACATTTAGTTCAATCTCCATCGAACTCATGTTGTAATATCGTTGGTTCCCGCGTAATCTCATTTTGACCTATTAGTGCGAAAACCcgcacaatttttaaaaataaaaaaataaaaataaaataactatcAAGAAAGAGACAATGTCTTGTGGTCCTTATAAAGGATCTACATTTCATTTGTcccttttttgaattttaaaaatataaaaaagaacaaaaatggtccttttttttttgtggtccCATGGATTTGGTGTACCCTGAGTTGTCATTTGCCCAGGTTGtctacaaataaaaatttattataattaataattttaatttgtattaaaaaaaattatgatttattgACCACCGTCATCTTAGCCTTCCATCCCTTGTCGGGACCTGAGAGACTTTTAACAACAAAGAGTTCGTACAGTCATTCAAGTTTGTCTCAAAATATTCGtcattaaactttaaaaagaagTTCAATAATACCCTTACCGTTAGTTTGAGACATAAacggttaatattttgtttaaaaaatactcttaaactttcaaaaataccgagttttcaaaagtttcattaatagccgtgatgtcccacattggttggagaggagaacaaaacaccttatataagggtgtggaaactttcccatagtagacacgttttaaagccttgaggggaagcccgaaaaggaaagcacaaagaggacaatatctactagcggtggatttgggccgttacaaatggtatcagagtcagacatcgaaCTATGCACCAGCGAAGAGACTGTTCCCCAAatggggtagacacgagacggtgtgctagtaaggacgctggccccaaaggggggtggatttggcggAGAtggtctcacattgattgaggaaaggaaagagtgtcagcgacgttgggccccaaaggggggtggatagTAATGTCCCATGTATGGTTGGggatgagaacaaaacatcctttACACGGgggtgaaaaccttcccctaacaaaCTCgatttaaagccttgaggggaagcccaaagatcTGGGccggaaaccttcccttaacAGACTCgatttaaagccttgaggggaagcccaaagattTGGGccggaaaccttcccctaagaGACTCgatttaaagccttgagggggaagctcaaagatcTGGGCCGAGCGGTTTTCATCCAAACTAACcgtaaggatattttttagatttttgaaagtttatgagtatttttgagataaagtttaaagtttatgggtatttttattaattaatatggGACAAGGCAGGGATTTGGGCGAGTGTCAGAGACAAGGATGAGGACGTTCTGGAACGGAGATTCTTTGAATGGAATAACGAACGACCGTAACGGATATCAGCTCAATCTGAAAGAAGTTATGCAGAAGCTCTACAGCCTACAGAAAAGTGGGCTAATCCAACTAATCTTCACTCCCTCCCCGGATTGGACGGTATATAAAAAGCAACTAAAGCTCTCGAATAATCATCTCCAAATCGAATCATCATATCACGAAAAAGGAGACCGCTTTGAACTTTCGTCACAAGTTTCTTGCATACATTTATAAACCTAAAAGTTCTTAGAAATTCCTTTAGAATAAATAAAGCTCTAAccaaagttttaaatatcGATCGTTGATAAAAACGttataactttaattttataaaaacgTCCATGAAAATATCGatacttttttatataaaatttcttaatattaatattaagttCACATcgacaatatttttttttatatttaataaatttatatattacgATGGAATAATGATGTCAGACTCACGAACATATAGAAATATGGATGAAAATGTTGACAGAATTTAATATCATAGTTTTATGACATTTTATCACGTAGTCTATATTAGTCGATTGTTAcgtaatttaatcaaaattttattattattttttataagataaagtttactaatattttttttatttgacttgGAAACATTCGAATGAAAAAAGACTTATTCTCTAGGTCAATAAGAGTCCACGGTCAATGTAGATAAAATACAACGAGTCATGCTTCTTACATGGGGTGAATGACATCATTATAcaccttatatatatatagataaagtAAATGCTCGAGATTCGTATTTGAACCTCTAGTCTTTTGGTCAATGATACACGTGAATTACGGTTGAATTGTATTCATTTTGACgataatacatatataaaacTTTACAGTGAAGAAATTACGTTTTGACACGTGATgacccacattggttggggaggagaacaaacaaccctttataagtgtgtggaaatcttcccctagtagacgcgttttaaagccttgaagggagcccgaaagggaaagcccaaagatgacaatatctgctagcggtgggcttgggtcgttacatgagTAGCATGGGACAAGTGGAATTTCGTGGTGCTAGGTGAACCGGTGAGTGTTGCAGTCGGAAGCACCACTAGCTTATATTTTGACCTGAGTAGCATGGTACATGTAGAATCGGGAGTATTGTAGTAAGAAGCACTACTAACTTACGTTTTGACCTGAGTAGCATGGTACATGTGGAATCCCGTATGACGTGAGTGCTGTAATAAGAAGTACCACTAACTTACATTTTGACACGAGTAGCATAGGACACATAGAATCTCGTGTGATGTAGAGCTAGGTGAACCGGTGAGTGTTGCAACTGGAAGCACTATTAACTTACGGTTTGATCTGAGTAGCATAGTACATGTGGAATCCCATATGACGTGAGTGCTGTAGTAAGAGGCACCACTAACTTACATTTTGACATGAGTAGCATGGGACACACGAAATCTCGTGTAATGTGGAGCTAGGTGAACTGGTGAGTGCTGCAACTGGAAGCACTACTAACTTACGTTTTGACCTGAGTAGCATGGTACATGTGGAATCCCGTATGACATGAGTGCTGTAACCAGAAGCAACCCTAACTTACATTTTGACCCGAGTAGTACAAGACACGTGGAATCCCGTGTAAATCAGAATACATTgttacactaaaaaaaaatatagctAACTTATTTGactaaccaaaaaaagaaaagattatttattttataaataatcaaataaaattgaagaattttatttttaactattaatttctagaccttttttttcaattttctcaaaataaatggTCCCTTGTAAGGAAGTAATTTGACCCTTTGACTTATCcaaaattccaaataaaatttcttccatttaCACAAGGAAATTTcatagaattttaattttatcattttcataataataataattaatttcattaatttttcatttactatttaattaatttctaaataactttttacccatatttaaagattaattatataaaaaaaaaccttatttatatatatatattattttaaaaattataatattatatttcagtGCTACGGGAACTAGccattttttacttcaaaaataattttgaaatgtttgtgAAAGGTCaatgataatattataaattttgaaattacggacaaaatttataattattttgataagaaaatagtatatatatatatatatatatatatataaaacacgTACGAACGAGAATGTGAAAGGGGGCGgaaaaagtttttttcttttttatgttggCTAAACGGGGAtcgaaattatattatttgtcCCTGACCGGGTCCCTTTCCCACCATCCCCTTATGTCCTTCCAcctaatattattatttatatgttaTAGGTCAAAGTAGAGTccatacaaaaatatttaacacgAATAATATAATCACGTTGATATTTGTTTCATAAAGTagcataaaaaatatattattagaaaaagttgggttaatcattttcttcttaaaattaataaaattttgcatTATAGTcgacaaaaaatttatatttatatgatagattatattttaaatcatataaattacgagataattcatataatttttttttaaaatatttttttaaactaatataatatcttaaaaacaaatcaaatttatatatgtttttaattaatttcacaCCATAAATAACTTACcatattagatttttgttaaaaatctataaaattaaataaattacatttatataaaaatcaaaataagggtataaaagtaatttcatgtcatagCTTTCTACAAAATGTATACTTTAAACGTACGCTAGTAAAGAATAAACTTAGGCACCAAGATAAATTATAGCCACATGTCTACGAGCGAATAATTGCTTCATCGTCATAAAAGGAATCACGATGAGTCGACCTGAACAATTTTTTACAAGTCCTTGTAAAGTTATTAGACCGTGCATAAGACTGATCGATCGCCTAAAGCCTATCGACACGGTTAAGGAAGTTAACgactttcttttgtttgggTATCTTTTGAAATAGAATATTGACGGTTTAGGGCATGAAAAGTAACTTAGGTCATTACAGAAAAACTCGAACGACCTTCTACAAAAGGCCTCCTCGTGAACAGGTCGATAGGTAGAGAATAACTAAGGgcacaaattaaattatagcCACATGTTTCCGAGCGAACAATAGCTTCCTCATCACAAAAGGAATCACGATGACTCGACCTGAATGACTTTTTACAAGTCCTCGTAAAGTTATTAGACCGTGCATAAGACTGATCGATCGCCTAAAGCCTAACGACATGGTTAAAGAAGTTAACgactttcttttgtttgggtatttttttgaaatgaaatactAACGGTTTACGACATGAAAAGTAACTTAGGTCATAGTTATAGAATAACTCGAACGACCTTCTACAAAACGTCTCCTCGTGAACAGGTCGGTAGGTAGAGAATACCTAAGGgcacaaattaaattatagcCACAAGTTTGAGCGAACAAGTGCCCACTAATCACAACAAAACGACTAGACCCGAACAACTATTTACAGATGGTCGCATAGTCTTTATACCGAGCATAAGACTGATGATCGCTGAAAACCTAACAACACGGTTAAGAAAGTTGacgtcattttttttttgttgggataagtttaaatattcaaactcGAAATCTATTAGTCAAATTAAACgtataaagatgaaaataataatagaatttttagGAAATTTCGACCAAATTTCGAATATTGTACCAAACTATATCACtgtagtaataataataataataataataataaatttcctTAAACATTCGATTAATTTCTCAAACACGCACAATCCATAAACGGTTAGGAAGGAAGCTACAGTGGAAGTTCGTGGCTTAATTTCTTTCCTATAAGAAGGAATTAAATCCGTGGGTTTCTTCAATCCAattcattttctgtttgttcatcctttgatttcttcatcaaaatcattttgttGTTGCGTCCATGGCGTTGAGGTGCAGGAGAAGTGATGAGGTAGTTGAAGTTCTTAATCGTGAAGAACGCCTGGTTATGGCTAAAGCTCACAAACGGAGGTGGAAGATGGCCTTTGCCGCCATTTATTTCACCAGAGCTCTCATGTCTCTGACGAGGAAGGTCACTGACCGTAAATCCGGCGCTCTTTTGCGGTCGCTTTCGTTTGTTACTCTTGATGTGCAGGTTAATGATGATAGTACGGATTCTGGCGAGCAGCCGTGCATGGCAGGCTTTTTCGGCGTTGATCAGAAAGTTCTTAGTGAGATGGTGAGGGAGAAGGATTGTGAGTGTTTGAATCGATTTGGGGGCGTTGATGGACTGGCCAATCTTCTTAAAACTAATCCACATGACGGAATTTGTGCAACTGAGGATGACCTTAATTACAGAACAAACGCTTTTGGAACAAATACTTACTCGAAGCGCCACGGCAAAAGCTTCTTTAGGTTCGTGATTGAAGCGTTTAACGATACAACAATAATCATTCTATTGATTTGTGCAGTGCTTTCTTTGGGATTTGGTATCAAACAACATGGTTGGGATGATGGATGGTACGACGGTGGCAGCATTGTCATCGCCATATTTCTGGTGGTCGTCGTTTCCGCCGCTAGCAACTTCAAGCAATCGCGACAGTTCGAGAAACTTTCAAACGAGAGAGACGATATAAAAATCGAAGTCACCAGAGCCGGTCGACGCAAATCAGTATCGATATTCGAACTCCTTGTCGGAGACATCGTATATTTGAAGATCGGAGATCAGATTCCCGCGGACGGAGTGTTCCTCGATGGACATTCGCTGAAGATCGACGAATCGAGTATGACTGGAGAGAGCGAACACGCTGAAGTAAATCACGAAATTAATCCGTTTCTGCTATCAGGAACCAAAGTGAACGATGGATTTGGTGTGATGATGGTGACTTCTGTGGGAATGAACACAGCCTGGGGAGAAATGATGAGTTCAATTAGAAGGGAAATTAATGAGGAAACTCCACTGCAAGCTCGTCTGAACAAGATGACCGCCATTATCGGGAAGCTAGGACTGACGGTCGCAGTGGTGgtgcttcttgttcttctggCTCGCTATTTCACTGGTAGCACCGGCGAGTTCAATGGAAGCAAGACGAGGTTCGATGATGTTATGAATGCAGTTCTTGGCATGGTTGCGGCGGCTGTTACAATCGTTGTGGTGGCGATTCCGGAAGGTTTGCCTCTAGCTGTTACTTTAACTTTAGCTTACTCCATGAAAAAGATGATGGCGGATAATGCAATGGTTCGGAAACTCTCTGCTTGTGAGACCATGGGCTCAGCAACAACAATTTGTACCGATAAAACTGGTACCCTTACTTTGAATCAGATGAAAGTTACAGAGTTTTGGATTGGGGAAGATAAAATTATGAACACAGATTATTCCAATTCAAGGATTAGCAGTAAGGTTGTTGAATTACTGCACCAAGCAGTTGGATTGAACACAACTGGTAGTATTCAAACACCAGCTTCTTCATTACCTCTAGAAATCTTCGGGAGTCCGACCGAGAAAGCGATACTTTCGTGGGCGGTATTCGACCTGGATTTGAACTTGGATGAACTGAAGAAACAACATGAGATGATCCTGGTAGAGACTTTCAGttcagagaagaagagaagcgGAGTTTTGACACGACGACATGGGACGAGGCTTGTTAATACACACTGGAAAGGAGCAGCAGAGATGATATTGGCTATGTGTTCATATTACTATGAGAAACAAGGAACAGCTAGAGCCATTGATGGTGAAATGAGAAGACAATTGACTGAAATAATCACAGCCATGGCAGAAAAAAGCCTGCGATGCATAGCTTTTGCTCACAAGTCGAATGAAGACGACGATATCCGAGACGTTCCTGCAAAACTCGACGAATCGGAGTTGACATTACTGGGAATAGTTGGTTTGAAGGATCCTTGCAGGCCAGGAGCTAGAGAAGCTGTGGAATCATGTAGAGCTGCTGGAGTGAGTATCAAAATGGTGACAGGTGATAATCTACACACAGCAACAGCCATAGCAATTGAATGTGGAATACTAAATCCCGATGACGACGCTATGAACAGCGAAGTAGTTGTCGAGGGcgtaaaatttagaaactacACACCTGAGGAGAGGCTCGAAAAGATTGGGACCATCCGAGTGATGGCTAGATCTTCCCCATTTGACAAGCTTCTAATGGTACAATGCTTGAAGAATCAAGGCCATGTAGTGGCAGTCACCGGGGATGGAACAAATGATGCCCCAGCTCTTCACGAGGCTGACATTGGCCTTTCCATGGGAATTCAAGGAACAGAAGTGGCAAAGGAGAGCTCCGACATCGTCATCTTAGACGATAACTTTACGTCGGTCGTCACCGTCTTGAAATGGGGAAGATGTGTTTACAACAACATTCAAAAGTTCATTCAATTTCAGCTCACTGTGAACATTGCAGCATTAGTCATCAACTTCATCGCCGCTGTCTCGTCTGGTAAAGTCCCGCTAACAGCGGTACAGCTACTATGGGTGAATCTCATCATGGACACCATGGGAGCTTTAGCCTTAGCTACTGAGCTACCCACCAACGATCTCATGACGAAAACGCCAGTCGGTCGATCCAATCCATTAGTAACGAAAATCATGTGGAGGAATCTCATAACTCAGGCTGTGTATCAAGTGACAGTCTTGCTGGTTTTGGAATTTAAAGGAAGTTCCATCTTCAATGTCAATGAGAAGGTTAAGAGCACACTGATCTTCAACACTTTTGTTCTATGCCAAATCTTCAATGAGTTCAATGCAAGGAAGctggagaagaagaacataTTTGAAGGGCTACACAAAAGCAAGCTGTTTTTGGCAATAATTGTGATAACCTTAGCTTTTCAAGTGGTAATGGTTGAGGTTTTGGGAAGGTTTGCCAATACATCGAGGTTGAATTGGGGCCAGTGGGGGGCATGTCTTGGCATAGCAGCTTTGTCTTGGCCAATTGGATGGCTATCCAAGTTGATACCAGTTTCAGCCCTGCAGCTTCCATGGGGAAGAAACTCAGCACAATAAAACTTCCATCAACACAATCAGGTCCAGTATGTCAATTTGTTTTCTCTAGTAGAATTAACCCTAACTTAGCAATATCTTTAATCAATATAGCAAAAATGTCATTTGgtttatgagtttataattgaTAAAAGTTAATATAGCTCGTGTTTATATAGCTTGAAGAGTTAACAACCCTAACTAAAACATAGGGTCGACTTCTTAACTTCGAGTTGCACGAGCCTAGCTTAGAAGTCATCCGTCTAGCTACTTCAAAGCAAATGAATATAAGACTATACTTTAAGAACTTATCTAGTCGAGAATATGTCTTGACCAGTTGAATTATGCCATAAAAATGGTCCCACGAATTAGAATCTTCGCCTAATCTGCCAAAACTCAGAACATGAATGGGAAACAAACAAGTTTTTATTAATCGAATCTCTATAAAAGAAATCTGATGATAAGCAAGAGAGGAAAAAGGGTGGATCGAAGAACTGGGTGTGATGAATCTGTGCTCATTTTGATCatattgaatgaaaataaaattaaagaaaaataaaaagaaaataaaagaaatgggGCCGATGGCTGACCTTTGATGGAGACGAGACACAGTCCTCTGGTTATTccgatttttctttttagattcAGTGatagagaaaggaacaaacAATAATGCTAGAAACCTCtgtctttttgttgttgtcaATCGATTAAACAAATGTACAAACTGTGTCCACACGTGTTATTAGGGCTATTCCTATTTTTCAATGCCTAGAAACCTAGTCTTTGTCTGTTGTCAATTGACTAAACAAATGTACAAATTGTGTCCACACGTGTGATGAGATTGATGGTCGAGATATTCTTAAATTAGCGTCtaaattgtttattaatagtttacgactttaattaatataataataaattacgaTGTATATAAGTTACAaacaattttcataataatgtAGGATATAGTTGGTAGGGTATTAttataactctatttttttttgggttggacTGGTTGGCCCTGAAACGCCTTGGTAGCACTTTTTTAGTGCTTATTTATGCAGACTTCTGAAGCTGGCTGAGGAGTTGAGTATCCAAATACCGAAGTGAAACTGGGAAATCAAGGAATCGAGGTAAGTCCCCATTTAAATTTTCCCGTTtccattataaattttgtcgTAGAAACTGTTTTTGATCGGTGGAAATGGAAGCATTATCCTTCAAAATCTCTCCTCATGGTCCCTTATGTTGACTTCTAGAGCTGAACAGTCTGCTAATTTGATCAACTGCTAGGTTTTTGCTTACTCAGATCTTGAAAATGGNNNNNNNNNNNNNNNNNNNNNNNNNNNNNNNNNNNN
The sequence above is drawn from the Cucurbita pepo subsp. pepo cultivar mu-cu-16 unplaced genomic scaffold, ASM280686v2 Cp4.1_scaffold000271, whole genome shotgun sequence genome and encodes:
- the LOC111784747 gene encoding putative calcium-transporting ATPase 13, plasma membrane-type encodes the protein MALRCRRSDEVVEVLNREERLVMAKAHKRRWKMAFAAIYFTRALMSLTRKVTDRKSGALLRSLSFVTLDVQVNDDSTDSGEQPCMAGFFGVDQKVLSEMVREKDCECLNRFGGVDGLANLLKTNPHDGICATEDDLNYRTNAFGTNTYSKRHGKSFFRFVIEAFNDTTIIILLICAVLSLGFGIKQHGWDDGWYDGGSIVIAIFLVVVVSAASNFKQSRQFEKLSNERDDIKIEVTRAGRRKSVSIFELLVGDIVYLKIGDQIPADGVFLDGHSLKIDESSMTGESEHAEVNHEINPFLLSGTKVNDGFGVMMVTSVGMNTAWGEMMSSIRREINEETPLQARLNKMTAIIGKLGLTVAVVVLLVLLARYFTGSTGEFNGSKTRFDDVMNAVLGMVAAAVTIVVVAIPEGLPLAVTLTLAYSMKKMMADNAMVRKLSACETMGSATTICTDKTGTLTLNQMKVTEFWIGEDKIMNTDYSNSRISSKVVELLHQAVGLNTTGSIQTPASSLPLEIFGSPTEKAILSWAVFDLDLNLDELKKQHEMILVETFSSEKKRSGVLTRRHGTRLVNTHWKGAAEMILAMCSYYYEKQGTARAIDGEMRRQLTEIITAMAEKSLRCIAFAHKSNEDDDIRDVPAKLDESELTLLGIVGLKDPCRPGAREAVESCRAAGVSIKMVTGDNLHTATAIAIECGILNPDDDAMNSEVVVEGVKFRNYTPEERLEKIGTIRVMARSSPFDKLLMVQCLKNQGHVVAVTGDGTNDAPALHEADIGLSMGIQGTEVAKESSDIVILDDNFTSVVTVLKWGRCVYNNIQKFIQFQLTVNIAALVINFIAAVSSGKVPLTAVQLLWVNLIMDTMGALALATELPTNDLMTKTPVGRSNPLVTKIMWRNLITQAVYQVTVLLVLEFKGSSIFNVNEKVKSTLIFNTFVLCQIFNEFNARKLEKKNIFEGLHKSKLFLAIIVITLAFQVVMVEVLGRFANTSRLNWGQWGACLGIAALSWPIGWLSKLIPVSALQLPWGRNSAQ